In Bradyrhizobium lablabi, one DNA window encodes the following:
- a CDS encoding sugar phosphate isomerase/epimerase family protein gives MRIALCNEVLAGMALERQCEYAARLGYDGLEIAPFTLSEAPEKISSAEATKIRATVEASGLVVTGLHWLLVKPEGLSLTDPDETVRARTLEVMIHLTGLCAELGGAVLVHGSPKQRQIAPGETHAAALARLRDALAQVALAAARAGVIYCIEPLSRQETALVNTVAEAAELVRSIDHPNLRTMIDCSAAGLTETDPVPALIDRWLPTGLIAHLQVNDPNRRGPGQGEMKFAPILAALKRHNYAGTIAVEPFDYSPDGPGVAAFSAGFLRGLLEASG, from the coding sequence ATGCGGATCGCCTTGTGCAACGAGGTTCTGGCCGGCATGGCGCTGGAACGGCAATGCGAATATGCCGCCCGTCTCGGCTATGATGGCCTCGAGATCGCGCCTTTCACGCTGAGCGAAGCGCCGGAGAAGATCTCGAGCGCGGAGGCCACAAAAATCCGTGCCACCGTCGAGGCTTCCGGCCTCGTCGTCACCGGGTTGCATTGGCTGCTGGTCAAGCCGGAAGGGCTGTCGCTGACCGACCCGGATGAAACGGTGCGCGCCCGCACGCTGGAAGTGATGATCCATCTCACCGGCCTTTGCGCGGAACTCGGCGGCGCAGTCCTCGTGCATGGCTCGCCCAAACAGCGCCAGATTGCGCCGGGAGAAACCCATGCCGCCGCACTGGCCCGGCTGCGCGATGCGCTGGCGCAAGTTGCGCTGGCTGCGGCGCGGGCCGGTGTCATCTATTGCATCGAGCCGCTCTCGCGACAGGAGACCGCCCTGGTCAATACCGTTGCGGAGGCCGCTGAGCTCGTGCGTTCGATCGATCACCCCAATTTGCGAACCATGATCGATTGCAGCGCCGCCGGCCTCACCGAAACCGATCCCGTGCCAGCGCTGATCGACCGCTGGCTTCCGACCGGCCTGATCGCGCATTTGCAGGTCAACGACCCGAACCGGCGCGGCCCAGGCCAGGGCGAGATGAAATTCGCGCCGATCCTCGCCGCGCTGAAGCGGCACAATTATGCCGGCACCATCGCGGTGGAACCGTTCGACTATTCGCCC
- a CDS encoding tripartite tricarboxylate transporter permease, which produces MLSGLSELGQAYLSILNVYSLAYGLGGALLGIIVGCLPGLSATLCIALLTTLTIKMAPNDAILILICSYVGTLYGGSRTAILLNIPGTAANAASCADGHALALRGEAGRAIGIATSGAFSGTLFGVLCLAAFTPLLAEVSLSFGAYEFFWLALLGVAMSGSIVGNDPLKGWLMGTLGLFVAQIGQEGLYAYDRFTFGWNQLSGGISLIPALVGAFGFAEVLTTLADPAERQMVEMRDSVLPRFREVAQYWRTVLRSGLIGVLTGLMPGVGEDAGAWMSYAAAKAVSKEREQFGKGSIDGLMAAETGDMSSIPGHIIPALALGIPGSAPSAVLMAAMIIHGIQPGPMLMIEHPQFIYDVVAMTSLATVSILVFGLFLIKPLLLVLKIRRTVLMPIIFLLCTVGAFASASRLFDIYCMIAIGIGAFFLRRRGYQMAPFVLGLVLGGLLDKSLRRGLVLSDGSLVPFFTRPISIGFATVTILILLLYIPAFKSLVASVTGAIGRQFRRVTSRHA; this is translated from the coding sequence ATGCTCTCCGGTCTTTCCGAACTCGGTCAAGCCTATCTGAGCATTCTCAATGTCTATTCGCTGGCCTATGGGCTGGGTGGCGCGTTGCTCGGCATCATCGTCGGCTGCCTGCCGGGCCTTTCCGCCACGCTTTGCATCGCATTGCTGACGACGCTGACCATCAAGATGGCGCCGAACGACGCCATCCTGATCCTGATCTGCTCCTATGTCGGAACGCTCTATGGCGGATCGCGCACCGCGATCCTGCTCAACATCCCCGGCACCGCGGCCAACGCCGCCTCCTGCGCCGACGGCCATGCGCTGGCCCTGCGTGGCGAAGCCGGCCGCGCCATCGGCATTGCGACATCGGGCGCTTTCAGCGGCACGCTGTTCGGCGTGTTGTGCCTCGCGGCGTTCACGCCGTTGCTCGCCGAGGTCTCGCTGTCGTTCGGCGCTTACGAATTCTTCTGGCTCGCGCTGCTCGGGGTTGCGATGTCCGGCAGCATTGTCGGCAACGATCCGCTCAAGGGATGGCTGATGGGTACGCTCGGCCTGTTCGTCGCGCAGATCGGCCAGGAAGGCCTCTACGCCTATGATCGATTTACCTTTGGCTGGAACCAGCTCTCCGGCGGCATTTCGCTGATCCCGGCGCTGGTCGGCGCCTTCGGCTTTGCCGAAGTCCTGACCACCCTCGCCGATCCCGCTGAACGGCAAATGGTCGAGATGCGCGACTCCGTGCTGCCGCGGTTTCGCGAAGTCGCGCAATACTGGCGCACCGTGCTGCGTTCGGGCTTGATCGGCGTCCTGACCGGCCTGATGCCGGGCGTTGGCGAGGATGCCGGCGCCTGGATGTCCTATGCCGCGGCGAAGGCCGTCAGCAAGGAACGGGAGCAGTTCGGCAAGGGATCGATCGATGGCCTGATGGCGGCCGAGACCGGCGACATGTCCTCGATCCCCGGCCACATTATTCCGGCGCTCGCCTTGGGAATTCCGGGATCGGCGCCATCGGCGGTATTGATGGCGGCGATGATCATCCACGGCATTCAGCCCGGGCCGATGCTGATGATCGAACATCCGCAATTCATCTACGACGTGGTGGCGATGACGTCGCTCGCAACCGTCAGCATCCTGGTGTTCGGGCTGTTTTTGATAAAACCGCTGCTGCTGGTGCTCAAGATCAGGCGCACCGTGCTGATGCCCATCATCTTCCTTCTGTGCACCGTCGGCGCGTTCGCCAGCGCCTCGCGGCTGTTCGACATCTATTGCATGATCGCGATCGGCATCGGCGCGTTCTTCCTGCGCCGGCGCGGCTATCAGATGGCGCCATTCGTGCTTGGCCTCGTGCTCGGCGGCCTCCTGGACAAGAGCCTGCGCCGGGGCCTGGTGCTGTCCGACGGCAGCCTGGTGCCGTTCTTCACCCGGCCGATCAGCATCGGTTTTGCAACGGTGACGATCCTGATCCTGTTGCTCTATATTCCCGCGTTCAAGTCGCTGGTTGCGTCCGTCACGGGCGCGATCGGACGACAGTTCCGGCGGGTTACTTCCCGGCATGCGTGA
- a CDS encoding tripartite tricarboxylate transporter TctB family protein gives MSSHEQAAPASSSDEQQALASLRGDFLSAIGWLALGVAILIGSVMMDRLENQDINPYTIPGLLPGLLGIAMTILGALLAARSWRPHLFASTANRTPVDRAEQKRLVLVLGLCLAFGVGLVGHGLPFWLAAAIFVTAAILLLQRRQEQSDGRTSSLRKFITAAAIGLGAGIVITIVFQEIFLVRLP, from the coding sequence ATGTCCTCGCATGAACAGGCTGCGCCGGCATCGTCATCCGACGAGCAGCAGGCGCTCGCCAGTCTGCGCGGCGATTTCCTGTCCGCGATCGGCTGGCTGGCATTAGGCGTAGCGATCCTAATCGGATCGGTAATGATGGACCGGCTCGAGAACCAGGACATCAACCCGTACACCATCCCCGGGCTGCTTCCGGGATTATTGGGGATCGCCATGACGATCCTCGGTGCGCTGCTGGCTGCGCGCAGTTGGCGCCCCCATCTGTTCGCATCCACCGCCAACAGGACACCGGTCGATCGCGCCGAACAAAAGCGTCTTGTGCTGGTGCTCGGATTATGCCTCGCCTTTGGCGTGGGGTTGGTCGGGCACGGCCTGCCGTTCTGGCTCGCCGCCGCCATTTTTGTCACGGCTGCGATTCTCTTGCTGCAGCGTCGGCAGGAGCAATCAGACGGCCGGACATCGAGCCTGCGCAAATTCATCACTGCCGCGGCGATCGGTCTCGGCGCCGGCATCGTCATCACCATCGTGTTCCAGGAGATTTTCCTGGTTCGCCTGCCCTGA
- a CDS encoding Bug family tripartite tricarboxylate transporter substrate binding protein, with protein MALPARAADWKPVRPINLIVPWAAGGSTDQITRLVAGEMEKSLGQTIVIINQPGASGSIGTRSALEAAKDGYTWTAGAAQDLGAYQTLGSLDTSIKDWHLFLSVANVQVIGVNAKAPYQSAKELLDAMKAQPGKISVATAGVTSAGHNAMELIAKVTGVKYRHVTYDGGNPAVVATVSGEAEVTTQLAVEQADMIRGKRLRPLATVSDKPLELEGFGTIPPLSETLPGFTAPTNYFGIFIPKGVPDEVIATVEKIWMENISSSEAVKKYATSRGALFAPSSGEAAQKAVFPAVQANAWLLFDTGKAKVSPDTVGIPKP; from the coding sequence TTGGCTTTGCCGGCACGCGCGGCGGATTGGAAGCCGGTCCGGCCGATCAATTTGATCGTGCCTTGGGCCGCGGGCGGCTCGACCGACCAGATCACGAGGCTCGTCGCCGGCGAGATGGAGAAATCGCTCGGCCAGACCATCGTGATCATCAACCAGCCCGGCGCGTCCGGATCGATCGGCACGCGTAGCGCGCTGGAAGCCGCCAAGGACGGCTACACCTGGACCGCCGGCGCCGCGCAGGATCTCGGCGCCTATCAGACCTTGGGCTCGCTCGATACCTCGATCAAGGATTGGCACCTGTTCCTGAGCGTCGCCAATGTGCAGGTGATCGGCGTCAATGCGAAAGCGCCCTATCAAAGCGCCAAGGAATTGCTGGACGCGATGAAGGCGCAACCGGGCAAGATTTCGGTCGCGACCGCGGGCGTGACGTCGGCGGGCCACAACGCCATGGAATTGATCGCCAAGGTCACCGGCGTCAAATATCGCCACGTCACCTATGACGGCGGCAACCCCGCGGTGGTCGCAACCGTTTCCGGAGAGGCCGAGGTCACGACGCAACTCGCCGTCGAGCAGGCCGACATGATCCGCGGAAAAAGGCTGCGGCCGCTGGCAACCGTCAGCGACAAGCCGCTCGAACTCGAGGGTTTTGGCACCATCCCGCCTTTGTCGGAGACACTCCCCGGCTTCACCGCGCCGACCAATTATTTCGGCATCTTCATTCCCAAGGGAGTGCCCGACGAGGTGATTGCCACGGTCGAAAAGATCTGGATGGAGAACATCTCGAGCAGCGAGGCAGTGAAGAAGTACGCGACCTCCCGCGGCGCGCTGTTTGCGCCATCCTCGGGGGAAGCCGCGCAGAAGGCGGTATTCCCGGCCGTGCAAGCCAACGCCTGGCTGTTGTTCGATACCGGCAAGGCCAAGGTCTCGCCGGATACGGTGGGCATTCCCAAACCTTGA
- a CDS encoding T6SS phospholipase effector Tle1-like catalytic domain-containing protein, producing MPKNIVICCDGTGNEINSTISNVLKLYRALEKDEGQRVYYHPGVGTIGLQSTWGRIKQKVRGVLGLATGSGLDEDTLDAYRFLCETYEAGDRVWLFGFSRGAYTVRVLAAFVHVIGLLPPDQINLAGYAFATYKNASANNQSADAKAPSFLDEAWHFSRVAGGYAIPIEFVGVWDTVASVIVPRRDKLLPDLQTLVYTRTNPSVRKFRQAISIDERRRMFRLNRWIDPQKYRSDPFDPASAVDQDIRQVWFAGVHADVGGGYLEDQSGLSKFPLLWMIAQAEAAGLRIDNSMVNHLGWGQPRPHSHKYVAPDATAQLHVSLEGPWWILEVLPKQEKWKEWPDRKCVLGFYLPLAEPRPIPEGAILHRSVIERMGKVPAYKPINLPTSYAIEEMPPAPVADAAAGP from the coding sequence ATGCCGAAGAACATAGTCATTTGCTGCGACGGCACCGGCAACGAGATAAACTCGACGATATCGAACGTCCTAAAACTCTACCGGGCCCTCGAAAAAGACGAGGGTCAGCGGGTCTACTATCATCCAGGCGTCGGAACCATCGGCCTGCAAAGCACTTGGGGGCGCATCAAACAGAAGGTCCGCGGTGTCCTCGGTCTCGCCACCGGCAGCGGGTTGGATGAAGATACGCTCGATGCTTACCGCTTCCTGTGCGAGACCTATGAGGCCGGCGACCGGGTCTGGCTGTTCGGCTTCAGCCGCGGCGCCTACACCGTGCGCGTGCTCGCGGCCTTCGTTCACGTGATCGGATTGTTGCCGCCGGACCAGATCAATCTCGCCGGATATGCGTTCGCGACCTACAAAAACGCCAGCGCGAACAATCAGAGCGCCGACGCCAAGGCCCCTTCGTTTCTGGATGAAGCCTGGCACTTCAGCCGCGTCGCCGGCGGCTATGCCATCCCGATCGAGTTCGTCGGGGTATGGGATACGGTTGCCTCGGTGATCGTTCCTAGGCGCGACAAGCTGCTGCCTGATCTGCAAACATTGGTTTACACGCGGACCAATCCAAGCGTCAGGAAATTCCGGCAGGCGATCTCGATCGATGAGCGCCGTCGGATGTTTCGGCTCAATCGCTGGATCGACCCGCAAAAATATCGTTCCGATCCGTTCGATCCCGCAAGCGCAGTGGATCAGGATATCCGCCAGGTCTGGTTCGCCGGCGTGCATGCGGATGTCGGCGGCGGCTATCTGGAAGACCAAAGCGGCCTTTCGAAATTTCCGCTGTTGTGGATGATCGCGCAAGCCGAGGCGGCCGGACTTCGCATCGATAATTCCATGGTCAACCATCTGGGTTGGGGTCAGCCGAGACCACACAGCCACAAATATGTCGCTCCGGACGCGACCGCGCAGCTGCATGTTTCGCTGGAGGGCCCGTGGTGGATTCTGGAGGTTCTGCCGAAACAGGAGAAGTGGAAGGAATGGCCGGATCGCAAATGTGTTCTCGGCTTTTATTTGCCGCTCGCCGAACCCCGGCCGATCCCGGAGGGAGCCATCCTTCATCGCTCTGTCATCGAACGGATGGGCAAGGTCCCAGCTTATAAGCCGATCAATCTGCCGACGTCTTACGCCATCGAGGAGATGCCGCCCGCACCTGTCGCGGATGCCGCAGCGGGGCCCTGA
- a CDS encoding HAD-IA family hydrolase, protein MMIEAVIWDFGGVFTTSPFEAFARFERQRGLPADIIRRTNAANHLENAWAKFERAEVDIETFDHLFAAESLALGAEVRGKDVLPLLSGDLRPEMVEALRRVKAKFKTGCITNNLPANAIGSASGRSLYIAEVMALFDHIIESAKIGLRKPDPRIYRIMVEALGVDPKACVYLDDLGVNLKPAREMGMTTIKVVDATQAIGELEAATGLSLR, encoded by the coding sequence ATGATGATCGAGGCAGTGATCTGGGATTTTGGCGGTGTGTTCACCACCTCACCCTTCGAGGCATTTGCGCGGTTCGAGCGCCAACGCGGACTGCCCGCCGATATCATCCGGCGCACCAACGCCGCCAATCATCTCGAAAATGCCTGGGCGAAATTCGAGCGCGCCGAGGTGGACATTGAAACTTTCGATCACCTGTTCGCCGCCGAATCGCTGGCGCTGGGTGCCGAGGTCCGCGGCAAGGACGTGCTGCCGCTGCTGTCGGGAGATTTGCGGCCCGAGATGGTCGAGGCGCTGCGGCGCGTCAAGGCAAAATTCAAGACCGGCTGCATCACCAATAATCTTCCCGCCAACGCGATCGGAAGCGCCAGCGGCCGGTCGCTCTATATCGCCGAGGTGATGGCGCTGTTCGATCACATCATCGAATCGGCAAAGATCGGCCTGAGAAAGCCCGACCCGCGCATCTACCGGATCATGGTCGAGGCGCTCGGCGTCGATCCCAAAGCTTGCGTCTATCTCGACGATCTCGGCGTCAACCTGAAGCCCGCGCGCGAGATGGGCATGACCACCATCAAGGTAGTCGACGCAACGCAAGCCATCGGCGAACTCGAAGCGGCCACGGGGCTGTCGCTGCGATAA
- a CDS encoding S1 family peptidase has protein sequence MKILIQLIASLALLGAAPAHAIVGGGVPSAEGIGRSVVTIVGSRGNFCSGALIAPKLVLTAAHCVQPGAVYKLVETGADKQPHLQDVKNVAIHPAFNMQAIPAHRATADVALLQLEISPNGKSAAAVGMPQIPTVVGSRFTIAGIGVTIRGEGSSGGTIRVASLVATGQPGTLQIRLVDQLTQGVRDGLGACTGDSGGPVFEDRQGGPAIIGVISWSTGPNGSAGCGGLTGVTPLTLYRDWILQTARTWGSAL, from the coding sequence ATGAAAATCCTGATCCAATTGATTGCGAGCCTGGCGCTGCTCGGCGCTGCCCCCGCTCACGCCATCGTCGGCGGCGGGGTGCCCTCTGCCGAGGGCATCGGCCGCTCCGTCGTCACCATTGTCGGCTCGCGCGGCAATTTCTGTAGCGGCGCCTTGATCGCCCCAAAACTCGTGTTGACGGCGGCGCATTGCGTTCAGCCCGGCGCGGTCTACAAACTCGTCGAAACGGGCGCCGACAAGCAGCCGCATTTGCAGGACGTCAAGAACGTCGCCATTCACCCCGCCTTCAACATGCAGGCGATCCCAGCGCATCGCGCCACCGCCGACGTGGCATTGCTGCAACTCGAAATTTCGCCAAACGGGAAAAGCGCCGCGGCGGTCGGCATGCCGCAAATCCCGACTGTCGTCGGCAGCCGCTTCACCATCGCCGGTATCGGCGTCACCATCCGCGGCGAGGGCTCCAGCGGCGGGACGATTCGCGTCGCCAGCCTGGTCGCGACCGGCCAGCCCGGAACGTTGCAGATCAGGCTGGTCGATCAGCTTACGCAAGGCGTCCGCGACGGGCTCGGCGCCTGCACCGGGGATTCCGGTGGACCGGTGTTCGAGGACCGCCAGGGCGGCCCCGCCATCATCGGCGTCATCAGCTGGTCGACAGGGCCGAACGGCAGCGCGGGCTGCGGCGGCCTGACCGGCGTTACGCCGCTCACGCTTTACCGCGACTGGATTTTGCAGACCGCGAGGACATGGGGTTCTGCGCTGTGA
- a CDS encoding flavin-containing monooxygenase: MDALATARNSSASPPVEHFDVLIVGAGISGVGSAYHLTTQSPGTSFVVLEAQESFGGTWLTHRYPGIRSDSDLHTFGYRFKPWTSAPIATAAEIRAYMGEVITENGLEKHIRYHHQISSASWSSTTNLWTIEAERTDTGEALTLTANFLWMCQGYYRHSEGYTPEWRGMETFKGRIVHPQRWPDHLDLAGKKVVVIGSGATAATLIPAIADQCGHVTMLQRSPTYFRTGRNAIELAETLRQLQVSEEWIHEIVRRKILFEQDTFTRRSFTEPEIVRQELLGGIRAALGPDSDAVIGKHFTPSYRPWRQRIAFVPDADLFQAIKGGKASVVTDEIERFTKEGILLKSGKTLDADIIVTATGFNLNVLGDIAFEIDGAPLDFAETVTYRGMMFTGVPNMAWVFGYFRASWTLRTDLVADFVCRLLAHMKSKGARKVVPALRLQDSNMPLSSWIDPENFNPGYLMRDMHLLPKRGDKPEWQHSQDYWAEKDEFPAIDLDDAAFAYD; the protein is encoded by the coding sequence ATGGACGCCCTCGCAACAGCCCGCAACTCTTCCGCTTCGCCGCCGGTCGAGCATTTTGACGTTTTGATCGTGGGCGCCGGTATTTCCGGCGTCGGCAGCGCCTATCACCTGACCACGCAGTCCCCGGGTACGAGCTTCGTCGTGCTCGAGGCGCAGGAGAGCTTTGGCGGTACCTGGCTGACCCACCGTTATCCCGGCATCCGCTCCGACAGCGATCTCCATACGTTCGGTTATCGCTTCAAGCCGTGGACCAGTGCGCCGATCGCAACGGCTGCGGAAATTCGCGCCTATATGGGCGAGGTCATCACCGAGAACGGGCTCGAAAAACACATCCGCTACCACCACCAGATTTCCTCGGCGAGCTGGTCGAGCACGACCAATCTGTGGACCATCGAAGCGGAGCGCACCGACACCGGCGAAGCACTCACATTGACCGCGAATTTCCTCTGGATGTGCCAGGGCTATTACCGGCATTCGGAGGGCTACACGCCGGAATGGAGGGGGATGGAAACCTTCAAAGGCCGCATCGTGCACCCACAGCGCTGGCCGGACCATCTGGATCTCGCGGGCAAGAAGGTCGTCGTGATCGGCTCGGGCGCGACGGCTGCGACGCTCATTCCAGCGATCGCCGACCAATGCGGCCACGTCACCATGCTGCAGCGTTCGCCGACCTACTTCCGCACCGGCCGCAACGCCATCGAACTCGCCGAGACGCTGCGGCAATTGCAGGTCAGCGAGGAATGGATCCACGAGATCGTGCGTCGGAAAATTCTGTTCGAACAGGATACGTTTACCCGCCGCTCGTTTACCGAGCCCGAAATCGTCAGGCAGGAACTGCTCGGCGGCATTCGCGCGGCGCTCGGCCCCGATTCCGATGCAGTGATTGGGAAGCATTTCACGCCGAGTTACCGGCCGTGGCGGCAGCGCATCGCCTTTGTCCCCGACGCCGATCTGTTCCAGGCCATCAAGGGCGGCAAGGCTTCCGTCGTTACCGACGAGATCGAGCGCTTCACGAAAGAAGGCATTCTGCTGAAATCCGGCAAGACGCTGGATGCCGACATCATCGTCACCGCGACCGGGTTTAATCTCAATGTGCTCGGCGATATCGCCTTTGAAATCGACGGCGCGCCGCTCGATTTCGCCGAGACCGTCACCTACCGCGGCATGATGTTCACGGGCGTGCCGAACATGGCCTGGGTGTTCGGATATTTCCGCGCCAGCTGGACGCTGCGCACCGATCTGGTGGCGGATTTCGTCTGCCGCCTGCTCGCGCACATGAAGAGCAAGGGCGCGCGAAAGGTCGTGCCGGCGCTGCGGCTGCAGGACTCAAACATGCCGCTGTCGTCCTGGATCGATCCGGAAAATTTCAATCCCGGCTATCTGATGCGCGACATGCATCTGTTGCCCAAGCGCGGCGACAAGCCGGAATGGCAGCACAGCCAGGACTATTGGGCGGAAAAGGACGAATTCCCGGCGATCGATCTCGACGATGCCGCCTTCGCCTATGACTGA